Within the Pseudomonas putida genome, the region CCAACCCGAGCACCCGGTGCGCTTCACCCTGACTGCCACCTGGGAGACCGGCCATGCGCGCCCCTGACTCGATAAGCCCCCTGATCCTGCAGGAGCAGCTGCGCCGTATCGGCCCGGTCGGCCTGGCCGGCGCCGTAGTGGCCGTGCTGGCAGTCGCCCTGGCGCTGGCCGGGGTGCTGCCGCAGTGGCAGGCCCTGCGCGAGCTGCGCGCCAGCGAGGCCGATGCCAGCGCCCAGGTCGAACGGGTGCGGCGCGGCGAGCTGAAAATCGCCGTCAAGCCAGAGCAACAGGCGCTGGACAGCCTGCGTCAGCGACTGCCAGGGCAACCTGAAGCCAGCGAACTGATCGAGCGCCTGTACCGCCTGGCCAGCGCCGAACGCATCAGCCTGGCCCGTGGTGAGTACGCCCTGGGTATCGACCCCAAGACCCAGCTGGCGCGCTACCAGATCGTCCTGCCGGTACGCGGCAGCTACCCGCAGATCCGCGGTTTCGTGCGCGGCCTGCTGGGCCAGTTGCCGACCCTGGTGCTCGAAGACATGGAGCTGCAGCGCAAGCGCATTGGCGACAGTGAGCTCAATGGCCGCCTGCGCATGACCCTTTACCTGTCGAGGTCGTGATGAACACTCAGCGTGCAGTGGTGTGGGTGGGGTTTCTGGGGCTTGCCGGTGCCTTGGCCTGGGCGCCGGGGCACTGGTTCGGCGAGGACAGCGAGGTGGCCCTGAACGCTGGCAAGCAGGCGCCCACACAAACGGTTGCCGAGGGGGCGAGCGTACCAGCGACCAAGCCACAACAGGCCACCCGTGACCTGTTCCCGCGCCAGCAGTGGACCAAACCCAAGGCCGTGACCACTGTTACCGAAAAACCTGTGGTCGCCACCGCGGTGGTCGCCGCTGCCCCTGCAGCGCCGGCGCTGCCGTTCCAGTTCGTCGGCCGCCTGGGTGATCGCGACGACCTGCAGATCTT harbors:
- the pilO gene encoding type 4a pilus biogenesis protein PilO: MRAPDSISPLILQEQLRRIGPVGLAGAVVAVLAVALALAGVLPQWQALRELRASEADASAQVERVRRGELKIAVKPEQQALDSLRQRLPGQPEASELIERLYRLASAERISLARGEYALGIDPKTQLARYQIVLPVRGSYPQIRGFVRGLLGQLPTLVLEDMELQRKRIGDSELNGRLRMTLYLSRS